One window of the Thermococcus sp. P6 genome contains the following:
- a CDS encoding ABC transporter substrate-binding protein, whose amino-acid sequence MKKALGLFVMGLMLFSIFAVRGVSATDYTPKDIPLNSDEAKARFKADLQWYLQYGHFVISNGPYMLVMYSPENLYLKLEKFNGQRTIYTDTLPKDGYADVIEYQGVQNPETVILQIAKGEYDLGMFSFPAGKYQGLGADVLAKLNLYKSASSYNELTFNTYHDPDKDAPIVTVGDNVYFNPFAIREVRFAMNYLISRDYIVQNIYQGSGAPMLGCIRPSHPADKYFEPVYQALGISGAGNEDFALQIIENAMNKAAQQVANYGHTLEKKSDGMWYFDGNPVTVKFIIRIEDERKDIGLYVADLLEKKVGFKVERLLWDRQKAGQVVFAKPPSNYEWNIYTGGWGTSGIPSVWIDDYTAWFYAAWYGYVPGAVEPKHVNTVTIEDALKYIGNGDVNAGLQKIGTEYYTSADKLGPMLKWTEEELTYLLTYFEISKSAVEGTSHINADLVPEEPIKITTKEQYWDLQKISMLVGVLESERVFLIETWEFYPANKERVTKITPEASTGIGQRWSVMTAETPDKHLKIAQFASTGAMFMSAFNPIGGLSDVYSVRVWNLIRDYGSTTNFDGIVSPYRCKWTLERGSFTVPDDAVIYNQTQGWIAENAGKEAKVKVKVSCDFGEWHNGVKGNLDDLKYYIAFLYTWAYKDGPDDPYYDESLGGTAGSLSSILGLQWTDDGYVAYGTYEHPLADDMTAGFYVFYPQLPWELYWAMGELVANSKEYGIDKTYSFSSGAEGVLWLDLLTKEHVDDLAKVMMKISGLTMEDLTKTTTTTTTTTTTSTTSSSTTTTTSTTSSPTATATTTPTTSSPSPTETTTAAGGTSTTTWVVIGLVVIVIIAAAWYYAKK is encoded by the coding sequence ATGAAGAAGGCTCTGGGATTGTTTGTTATGGGCCTGATGTTGTTTAGTATTTTTGCAGTTCGTGGGGTTAGCGCAACCGACTACACCCCCAAGGACATACCCCTGAACAGCGACGAGGCCAAGGCCCGCTTCAAGGCCGACCTCCAGTGGTACCTCCAGTACGGCCACTTCGTCATCAGCAACGGTCCGTACATGCTCGTCATGTACTCCCCCGAGAACCTCTACCTCAAGCTCGAGAAGTTTAACGGTCAGAGGACGATCTACACCGACACCCTTCCGAAGGATGGCTACGCCGATGTTATCGAGTACCAGGGTGTCCAGAACCCCGAGACCGTTATCCTCCAGATAGCCAAAGGGGAGTACGACCTCGGTATGTTCTCCTTCCCCGCCGGCAAGTATCAGGGCCTCGGTGCCGACGTTCTCGCCAAGCTCAACCTCTACAAGAGCGCCAGCTCCTACAACGAGCTTACCTTCAACACCTATCACGACCCGGACAAGGACGCTCCAATCGTCACCGTGGGTGACAACGTTTACTTCAACCCCTTTGCCATCAGGGAAGTCAGGTTTGCCATGAACTACCTCATAAGCAGGGATTACATCGTCCAGAACATATACCAGGGAAGCGGTGCCCCGATGCTTGGCTGCATCAGGCCGAGCCACCCGGCTGACAAGTACTTCGAGCCGGTTTATCAGGCCCTCGGCATCAGCGGAGCCGGTAACGAGGACTTTGCGCTCCAGATCATAGAGAACGCCATGAACAAGGCCGCCCAGCAGGTTGCCAACTACGGACACACCCTTGAGAAGAAGAGCGATGGTATGTGGTACTTCGACGGCAACCCCGTGACGGTTAAGTTCATCATCCGTATCGAGGACGAGAGGAAGGACATCGGTCTCTACGTTGCGGACCTTCTCGAGAAGAAGGTCGGGTTCAAGGTTGAGAGGCTTCTCTGGGACAGGCAGAAAGCCGGTCAGGTCGTCTTCGCCAAGCCCCCGAGCAACTATGAGTGGAACATCTACACCGGCGGATGGGGTACCAGCGGTATCCCAAGCGTCTGGATTGACGATTACACCGCCTGGTTCTACGCGGCCTGGTACGGATACGTTCCCGGTGCCGTTGAGCCGAAGCACGTTAACACCGTCACCATCGAGGATGCCCTCAAGTACATCGGCAACGGCGATGTTAACGCCGGTCTCCAGAAGATAGGTACCGAATACTACACCAGCGCCGACAAGCTCGGTCCGATGCTCAAGTGGACCGAGGAGGAGCTCACGTACCTCCTGACGTACTTCGAGATAAGCAAGTCGGCCGTTGAAGGTACCTCCCACATTAACGCCGACCTCGTTCCGGAGGAGCCGATAAAGATAACCACCAAGGAACAGTACTGGGACCTCCAGAAGATAAGCATGCTCGTGGGTGTCCTCGAGAGCGAGAGGGTCTTCCTGATCGAGACTTGGGAGTTCTACCCGGCCAACAAGGAGAGGGTCACCAAGATCACACCTGAAGCCAGCACCGGTATCGGCCAGCGCTGGAGCGTTATGACCGCCGAGACCCCGGACAAGCACCTCAAGATAGCCCAGTTCGCCTCGACCGGTGCAATGTTCATGAGCGCCTTTAACCCGATTGGCGGTCTCAGTGACGTTTACAGTGTCCGCGTTTGGAACCTCATCAGGGACTACGGAAGCACCACGAACTTCGACGGTATAGTTAGCCCGTACAGGTGCAAGTGGACCCTCGAGCGCGGTAGCTTCACAGTCCCGGACGATGCCGTCATCTACAACCAGACGCAGGGATGGATCGCCGAGAACGCCGGCAAGGAGGCCAAGGTTAAGGTTAAGGTCAGCTGTGACTTCGGTGAGTGGCACAACGGCGTTAAGGGCAACCTCGATGACCTCAAGTACTACATCGCGTTCCTCTACACCTGGGCCTACAAGGACGGACCCGACGATCCGTACTACGACGAGAGCCTCGGTGGAACCGCCGGAAGCCTTTCCAGCATCCTCGGTCTGCAGTGGACAGACGACGGTTACGTAGCCTACGGTACCTACGAGCACCCGCTTGCCGACGACATGACCGCAGGGTTCTACGTGTTCTACCCGCAGCTCCCGTGGGAGCTCTACTGGGCCATGGGCGAACTCGTTGCCAATAGCAAGGAGTACGGCATTGACAAGACCTACTCCTTCAGCAGCGGTGCCGAGGGAGTTCTCTGGCTCGACCTCCTCACCAAGGAGCACGTTGACGACCTCGCCAAGGTCATGATGAAGATCTCGGGCCTCACCATGGAGGACCTGACGAAGACAACAACTACAACCACAACCACCACAACTACGAGCACAACTTCAAGCTCAACCACCACAACTACAAGCACAACTTCAAGCCCAACCGCGACAGCGACCACCACACCTACAACCTCAAGCCCAAGCCCAACGGAGACAACAACCGCGGCCGGTGGAACCAGCACCACCACATGGGTTGTCATCGGCCTGGTGGTGATCGTAATCATCGCGGCCGCCTGGTACTACGCCAAGAAGTGA
- a CDS encoding V-type ATP synthase subunit D translates to MAELLNVKPTRMELLNLKRRITLARKGHKLLKDKQDALVMEFLTIYDEALRLRGELGEKMAEAFRALQAAEMDAGTLRLKEIALSVKPNREVEIKERNVMGVPVPLIEAESFRRGADERGYAFVSSSVKVDVASEKFEEVLETAVRLAEVEETLKRLAREIEVTKRRVNALEYIIIPRMEATMRFIEQRLDEMERENFFRLKRVKALIEARAGG, encoded by the coding sequence ATGGCAGAGCTGCTCAACGTAAAGCCAACCCGCATGGAACTCCTCAACCTCAAGAGGCGCATTACCCTCGCCAGAAAGGGCCACAAGCTCCTGAAGGACAAACAGGATGCCCTCGTTATGGAGTTCCTCACGATATACGACGAAGCTTTACGGCTCAGGGGGGAGCTCGGAGAGAAAATGGCCGAGGCTTTCAGGGCCCTTCAGGCCGCGGAAATGGACGCCGGGACCCTCCGCCTGAAGGAGATAGCCCTCTCCGTGAAGCCCAACCGGGAGGTTGAGATAAAGGAAAGGAACGTCATGGGGGTGCCCGTTCCCCTCATCGAGGCCGAATCCTTCAGAAGGGGCGCGGATGAAAGGGGCTACGCCTTCGTCTCGAGCTCGGTAAAGGTTGACGTCGCCTCGGAGAAGTTCGAGGAAGTCCTCGAAACTGCGGTCCGTCTGGCCGAGGTGGAGGAGACCCTGAAGAGGCTCGCGAGGGAGATAGAGGTTACAAAGAGGCGCGTCAATGCCCTCGAATACATCATAATACCGCGCATGGAGGCTACAATGAGGTTCATCGAACAGCGACTGGACGAGATGGAGCGCGAGAACTTCTTCAGGCTGAAGAGGGTTAAGGCCCTGATTGAGGCCCGGGCAGGTGGATGA
- a CDS encoding ATP synthase subunit A: MGRIIRVTGPLVVADGMKGSKMYEVVRVGEMGLIGEIIRLEGDRAVIQVYEETTGIRPGEPVEGTGSSLSVELGPGLLTAMYDGIQRPLEVLRNLSGDFIARGLTAPALPRDKKWHFTPKVKAGDRVTSGDVLGVVPETSIIEHRILVPPGIEGEVIEIAEEGDYTIEEVIAKVKKPDGNVEKLKMYHRWPVRVKRPYAKKLPPEVPLITGQRTIDTFFSQAKGGTAAIPGPFGSGKTVTQHQLAKWSDAQVVVYIGCGERGNEMTDVLEEFPKLKDPKTGKPLMERTVLIANTSNMPVAAREASIYTGITIAEYFRDQGYDVALMADSTSRWAEALREISGRLEEMPGEEGYPAYLASRIAEFYERAGRVVALGSDGRIGSVSVTGAVSPPGGDFSEPVVQNTLRVVKVFWALDADLARRRHFPAINWLRSYSLYLDAVQDWWHENVDPEWRKMRDQAMALLQKEAELQEIVRIVGPDALPDREKATLLVTRMIREDYLQQDAFDEVDTYCPPKKQVTMMRVILNFHERTMEAIDKGVPVEEIAKLPVREKIGRMKFEPDVEKIRALIDETNEQFEKLFKEYGA, encoded by the coding sequence ATGGGAAGGATAATTCGAGTTACCGGTCCTTTGGTGGTTGCCGACGGGATGAAGGGAAGCAAGATGTACGAGGTCGTCCGCGTCGGCGAAATGGGCCTTATAGGAGAAATCATCCGCCTTGAAGGTGACAGAGCCGTCATACAGGTCTACGAAGAAACCACGGGGATCAGACCCGGTGAACCCGTCGAGGGAACAGGCTCTTCCCTGAGCGTTGAGCTCGGCCCGGGACTTTTAACGGCCATGTACGACGGTATCCAGAGGCCCCTTGAGGTCCTCAGAAACCTCAGCGGGGACTTCATAGCGAGAGGCCTTACGGCCCCGGCCCTGCCGAGGGATAAGAAGTGGCACTTCACCCCGAAGGTGAAGGCCGGGGACAGGGTGACCTCCGGTGACGTTCTCGGCGTGGTTCCGGAGACGAGCATCATCGAGCACAGAATCCTTGTTCCACCCGGGATCGAGGGAGAGGTAATCGAGATAGCCGAGGAGGGCGATTACACCATCGAGGAGGTCATAGCGAAGGTGAAAAAGCCTGACGGGAACGTTGAGAAGCTCAAGATGTACCACCGCTGGCCCGTCCGTGTGAAGAGACCCTACGCGAAAAAACTCCCACCGGAGGTTCCTCTCATCACCGGCCAGAGAACCATAGACACGTTCTTCAGTCAGGCAAAGGGCGGAACCGCGGCCATTCCCGGACCCTTCGGTTCGGGGAAGACGGTAACCCAGCACCAGCTGGCCAAGTGGAGCGACGCTCAGGTTGTTGTCTACATAGGCTGCGGTGAGCGCGGAAACGAGATGACGGACGTTCTCGAGGAGTTCCCCAAGCTCAAGGACCCGAAGACCGGAAAGCCGCTCATGGAGAGAACCGTTCTCATAGCGAACACCTCGAACATGCCCGTTGCCGCCCGTGAGGCCTCCATCTACACGGGGATCACGATAGCCGAGTACTTCCGTGATCAGGGTTACGACGTTGCTTTGATGGCCGACTCAACCTCAAGATGGGCCGAGGCTTTGAGGGAGATCTCGGGTAGGCTTGAGGAGATGCCGGGTGAAGAAGGTTATCCGGCCTACCTCGCGAGCAGGATAGCCGAATTCTACGAGCGTGCCGGCAGGGTGGTAGCACTCGGGAGCGACGGAAGGATCGGAAGCGTCTCGGTCACAGGGGCAGTCTCACCGCCCGGCGGTGACTTCAGCGAGCCCGTGGTTCAGAACACCCTGAGGGTAGTCAAGGTGTTCTGGGCTCTCGATGCCGATCTGGCAAGGAGGAGGCACTTCCCGGCCATCAACTGGCTGAGGAGTTACTCGCTCTACCTCGACGCGGTCCAGGACTGGTGGCATGAAAACGTCGATCCAGAGTGGAGGAAGATGCGCGATCAGGCCATGGCGCTCCTCCAGAAGGAGGCCGAACTTCAGGAGATAGTCAGGATAGTCGGTCCCGACGCTCTGCCCGACAGGGAAAAGGCAACGCTCCTCGTCACGAGGATGATCCGTGAGGACTACCTCCAGCAGGACGCCTTCGACGAGGTCGACACCTACTGCCCGCCGAAGAAGCAGGTTACCATGATGAGGGTCATCCTCAACTTCCACGAGAGAACTATGGAGGCCATCGACAAAGGCGTTCCCGTTGAGGAGATCGCCAAGCTCCCGGTCAGGGAGAAGATAGGCCGCATGAAGTTCGAGCCCGACGTTGAGAAGATCAGGGCCCTTATCGACGAAACGAACGAGCAGTTTGAGAAGCTCTTCAAGGAGTATGGGGCGTGA
- a CDS encoding dihydroorotase: protein MYDLVLKGRFLKDGGLTEGSVGVLDGRISRISRGGLKGERLIEIGNGQVLLPGLIDVHVHLRDFRQSSKETIRSGTMAAVHGGITTVFDMPNTDPAVTSAETFEKRMKAFRGRSYADYALSFLVNGNCGEAGRVKADFYKIFMGASTGGFFSMDFEKDYGCAPGVVSVHAEDPEVITKNPDRPPEAEVRAIKRALRAAERLKKPLNICHVTTEGGIGSILGANLPWVSFEVTPHHLFLTKKDYEKNPFLKVYPPLRDERHRKALWKNFGRIPIIASDHAPHTPEDKESGAAGIPGLETEVSLLLDAVNRGLITLFDVVEKMHENPIRVFGIRNKGLEAGRDADFTVVDLRREWKVKPEEFYTKAKWSPWEGKKLKGKVVMTILHGKVVMEGDEIVGKPEGVRIHAGKNNP from the coding sequence ATGTACGATCTCGTTCTTAAGGGAAGGTTCCTGAAGGATGGGGGGTTAACGGAGGGAAGCGTGGGAGTTCTCGACGGTAGAATCTCCAGAATATCCCGGGGCGGATTGAAGGGAGAAAGGCTGATTGAGATCGGGAATGGACAGGTCCTGCTCCCCGGCCTTATAGACGTTCACGTCCACCTCAGGGATTTCAGGCAGAGCTCCAAGGAGACGATCCGGAGCGGAACGATGGCGGCCGTACACGGCGGGATAACAACGGTTTTCGACATGCCCAACACGGATCCGGCCGTAACCAGTGCGGAAACTTTTGAAAAAAGGATGAAGGCTTTCAGGGGAAGGAGCTACGCCGATTATGCCCTGAGTTTTCTTGTGAACGGGAACTGCGGGGAGGCGGGAAGGGTAAAGGCAGATTTTTACAAGATATTCATGGGAGCCTCAACGGGCGGGTTTTTTTCGATGGACTTCGAGAAAGATTACGGGTGCGCACCCGGGGTGGTGAGCGTTCACGCGGAGGACCCGGAGGTGATAACAAAAAACCCGGATAGACCTCCCGAAGCGGAGGTAAGGGCGATCAAAAGGGCGCTAAGAGCGGCAGAACGCTTAAAAAAGCCCCTGAATATCTGCCACGTCACCACCGAAGGGGGAATTGGTTCAATACTCGGGGCAAACCTCCCATGGGTCAGCTTCGAGGTAACGCCACACCACCTCTTCCTGACGAAGAAGGACTACGAGAAGAACCCCTTTCTAAAGGTGTACCCCCCGCTGAGGGACGAGAGGCACAGGAAAGCCCTCTGGAAAAACTTCGGGAGAATTCCCATAATAGCCAGCGATCACGCACCTCACACCCCAGAGGACAAAGAAAGCGGGGCTGCTGGAATTCCCGGCCTTGAAACAGAGGTTTCCTTGCTCCTCGATGCTGTGAACAGGGGTTTGATAACCCTTTTTGATGTAGTGGAAAAGATGCACGAGAATCCCATCAGGGTTTTCGGGATAAGAAACAAGGGGCTTGAAGCTGGAAGGGATGCCGATTTTACGGTCGTGGATCTTCGAAGGGAGTGGAAGGTTAAACCGGAGGAGTTTTACACGAAGGCAAAATGGAGCCCGTGGGAGGGTAAAAAACTAAAGGGAAAGGTTGTGATGACGATTCTACACGGAAAGGTGGTTATGGAAGGAGATGAAATCGTGGGAAAGCCCGAGGGGGTCAGGATCCATGCTGGAAAGAACAACCCTTGA
- a CDS encoding ATP synthase subunit B: protein MPGMEYSTVSKIYGPLMIVQGVKGVAYGEVVEVETQSGEKRKGQVLEAREDMAVIQVFEGTRDLDVRTTSVRFTGETLKVPVSMDMLGRVFNGIGRPIDGGPEIIPEDRRDVHGAPLNPVARAYPRDFIQTGISAIDGMNTLIRGQKLPIFSGSGLPHNMLAAQIARQAKVLGEEEKFAVVFAAMGITYEEASFFRKSLEETGAIERAVLFLNLADDPAIERIITPRMALTVAEYLAYDYDMQVLVILTDMTNYAEALREISAAREEVPGRRGYPGYMYTDLATIYERAGRVRGRKGSITQVPILTMPDDDITHPIPDLTGYITEGQIVLSRELHRKGVYPPIDVLPSLSRLMKDGIGKGMTREDHPQLSQQLYAAYAEGRSLRDLVAVVGEEALSETDRKYLKFADRFEREFVAQRYDEDRGIFETLDLGWELLAELPEGELKRIRKEYILKYHPKYRKREG from the coding sequence ATGCCGGGAATGGAGTATTCAACCGTTAGCAAGATCTACGGCCCGCTAATGATCGTTCAGGGCGTCAAGGGCGTCGCCTACGGTGAGGTTGTTGAGGTAGAAACCCAGAGCGGTGAGAAGAGGAAGGGACAGGTTCTCGAGGCCAGAGAGGACATGGCCGTAATTCAGGTTTTCGAGGGTACGAGGGATCTTGACGTAAGAACGACGAGCGTTCGCTTTACGGGTGAGACCCTCAAGGTTCCCGTTTCGATGGACATGCTCGGCAGGGTCTTCAACGGTATCGGAAGGCCCATAGACGGCGGTCCCGAGATAATTCCCGAGGACAGAAGGGACGTTCACGGTGCCCCCCTCAATCCGGTCGCGAGGGCCTACCCGAGGGACTTCATCCAGACGGGTATCAGCGCGATAGACGGGATGAACACCCTCATCCGCGGTCAGAAACTGCCGATCTTCAGCGGTTCCGGTCTTCCCCACAACATGCTCGCGGCACAGATAGCCAGACAGGCGAAGGTTCTCGGCGAGGAGGAGAAGTTTGCCGTGGTCTTTGCCGCCATGGGCATCACCTACGAGGAGGCCAGCTTCTTCAGGAAGAGCCTGGAGGAGACGGGTGCTATAGAGAGAGCCGTTCTCTTCCTCAATCTGGCAGACGACCCGGCCATCGAGAGGATCATCACCCCCCGTATGGCGCTCACGGTTGCCGAATACCTTGCCTACGACTACGACATGCAGGTGCTGGTCATACTGACGGACATGACCAACTACGCGGAGGCACTGCGTGAGATCTCAGCGGCGAGGGAAGAGGTTCCAGGAAGGCGCGGTTATCCGGGTTACATGTACACCGATCTGGCTACGATCTACGAGCGCGCCGGTCGTGTTAGGGGAAGGAAGGGTAGCATAACTCAGGTGCCCATCCTGACGATGCCGGACGATGACATAACCCACCCGATACCGGACCTCACCGGCTACATCACCGAGGGCCAGATAGTTCTGAGCAGGGAACTCCACCGGAAGGGTGTCTATCCACCCATCGACGTCCTTCCGAGCCTTAGCAGGCTGATGAAGGACGGTATCGGTAAGGGAATGACGAGGGAAGACCATCCGCAGCTCAGCCAGCAGCTCTACGCTGCTTACGCAGAAGGACGCTCTCTGAGGGACCTCGTAGCGGTCGTCGGTGAAGAGGCCCTAAGCGAGACGGACAGGAAGTACCTCAAATTCGCGGACAGGTTCGAGAGGGAATTTGTAGCGCAGCGCTATGACGAGGACAGGGGCATCTTCGAGACCCTCGACCTCGGCTGGGAACTCCTCGCGGAGCTGCCCGAGGGCGAGCTCAAGCGCATCAGGAAGGAGTACATCCTCAAGTACCACCCGAAGTACAGAAAAAGGGAGGGCTGA
- a CDS encoding DHHA1 domain-containing protein, whose amino-acid sequence MTEKLFYRDAYLWEAETGVVAVEKKGSRVRILLEDTIFYPEGGGQPSDRGTISGEGFRITVERVEGKEDVWHEGKLEGRLPEPGEPVRMILDAEWRYENMRQHTGQHILSAVFEELYGAKTTGFQIFEDHNKIEIDYPGELTWEAILEVERRANEILWSDLPVEVRVYDELPGELKGKLRKDLSEKVKPPIRIVSIPGVDRVPCGGTHVRSTREVGMVKVLNFYRKSRKLWRIEFACGNRALKYLNGLISDYWAGLGEMPNKNPPLVERVDELKREMKKLQEEKDALRKELWKWKARALLEEAEEIGGLKVIRYIEDAPMKDVQAFAVYLVERNPGTVVLVAGRNYAVFAKNRNVEGLSMRDLLREVLSELGGGGGGSETLAKGGGFRASGEEVIETALKKLRSHIGDAIP is encoded by the coding sequence ATGACGGAGAAGCTGTTTTACAGGGACGCTTACCTGTGGGAAGCTGAAACGGGCGTCGTTGCCGTTGAGAAGAAAGGTTCCAGAGTGAGGATTCTGCTCGAGGACACGATCTTCTATCCGGAAGGAGGCGGCCAGCCTTCGGATAGGGGGACCATATCCGGTGAGGGGTTCAGAATAACCGTTGAAAGGGTGGAGGGGAAAGAGGACGTATGGCACGAGGGGAAGCTTGAGGGACGTCTCCCGGAGCCCGGGGAGCCGGTAAGGATGATCCTCGATGCCGAATGGCGCTACGAGAACATGCGCCAGCACACGGGCCAGCATATCCTGTCGGCGGTTTTTGAAGAGCTTTACGGGGCCAAAACGACGGGCTTCCAGATATTCGAGGACCACAACAAAATAGAGATAGACTATCCGGGGGAGCTCACGTGGGAGGCGATCCTCGAGGTCGAGAGGAGGGCCAACGAGATCCTGTGGTCGGATCTGCCGGTCGAAGTCAGGGTTTACGATGAGCTCCCCGGGGAGCTTAAGGGGAAGCTCAGAAAGGATCTCTCCGAGAAGGTAAAGCCCCCCATAAGGATAGTATCCATCCCGGGCGTTGATAGGGTGCCCTGTGGTGGGACGCACGTGAGGAGCACGCGGGAGGTCGGCATGGTAAAGGTGCTCAACTTCTACAGGAAGAGCAGAAAACTCTGGCGCATCGAGTTCGCCTGCGGAAACAGGGCTCTGAAGTATCTCAACGGGCTCATATCGGACTACTGGGCGGGCCTCGGGGAAATGCCCAACAAGAATCCCCCGCTGGTTGAACGCGTTGATGAGCTCAAGAGGGAGATGAAAAAACTGCAGGAAGAAAAGGACGCCCTCAGAAAGGAACTCTGGAAGTGGAAGGCGAGGGCTCTGCTTGAGGAAGCCGAGGAGATCGGTGGCTTAAAGGTCATCAGGTATATTGAGGATGCCCCTATGAAGGATGTTCAGGCCTTCGCGGTTTACCTCGTGGAAAGGAACCCCGGGACCGTTGTCTTAGTTGCAGGCAGAAACTACGCAGTATTCGCAAAGAACAGGAACGTCGAGGGTCTCTCGATGAGGGACCTTTTGAGGGAGGTCCTTTCGGAGCTTGGAGGAGGGGGAGGGGGGAGCGAAACCCTCGCAAAGGGCGGCGGCTTCAGGGCCAGTGGGGAAGAGGTAATAGAAACCGCCCTGAAAAAATTGAGGAGTCACATCGGTGACGCCATCCCCTGA
- a CDS encoding radical SAM protein, giving the protein MRYSWEEFARRMGVEPQILENREAKILKRFVMELKVPTHCEGCEGLDLSNPNPVHHASYELTPACNHDCIFCYSNVAVKLGRAPKPGYYGGDNPHAITVSQYGEPLMSPRIVEVNRMLRERFPEARLDLQTNGSLLTEELWNRLDFDLVMISLDASNREKHLKITGADTFDAVVRALGIVGRDKSVRSVVRTIFMPGINDDDIPRIAELAASLGVDEMMLQPLTLHELNVERLRKGGLDFERAESVREYLNAAMEAKGYIDTRISGCQLVIYRTMDPLTLFSARRVVRDVAPAVKRERKSLDGKV; this is encoded by the coding sequence ATGAGGTACAGCTGGGAGGAGTTTGCGAGGAGAATGGGGGTGGAACCTCAGATCCTTGAGAACAGGGAGGCGAAGATCCTTAAAAGGTTCGTCATGGAGCTGAAGGTTCCGACCCACTGTGAGGGCTGCGAGGGGCTCGATCTGAGCAACCCGAACCCGGTTCATCATGCGAGCTACGAGCTTACCCCCGCCTGCAACCACGATTGCATATTCTGCTATTCCAACGTTGCCGTAAAGCTCGGGAGGGCTCCAAAGCCCGGTTACTACGGTGGAGACAATCCGCACGCCATAACCGTCTCCCAGTACGGGGAGCCTCTGATGAGCCCGAGGATAGTTGAGGTTAACAGAATGCTTCGCGAGAGGTTTCCGGAGGCGAGGCTCGATCTACAGACCAACGGCTCTCTCCTGACCGAGGAACTGTGGAACAGGCTCGATTTCGACCTCGTGATGATAAGCCTCGACGCTTCGAACAGGGAGAAGCACCTGAAAATCACGGGCGCGGACACTTTTGATGCCGTCGTGAGGGCCCTCGGGATAGTTGGAAGAGACAAAAGCGTCCGCTCCGTCGTTAGGACCATATTCATGCCGGGCATAAACGACGATGATATACCCAGAATAGCTGAGCTTGCAGCATCGCTTGGCGTGGATGAGATGATGCTCCAGCCCCTTACCCTTCACGAGCTTAACGTTGAGAGGCTCAGGAAAGGGGGGCTTGATTTTGAGAGGGCCGAAAGCGTGAGGGAGTACCTTAACGCGGCCATGGAGGCGAAGGGGTACATAGACACGAGAATCAGCGGTTGCCAGTTAGTCATCTATAGGACCATGGATCCCCTGACGCTCTTCAGTGCGAGGCGCGTTGTCAGGGACGTTGCACCCGCCGTAAAGAGGGAACGGAAAAGCCTGGACGGGAAGGTTTAA
- a CDS encoding dihydroorotate dehydrogenase electron transfer subunit, producing MLERTTLEETWEVAKDVKAFRFERRFEFEAGQFVMVWLPGVGEKPFSLAWEDLILVKRVGPFTSRLFELGEGDDLWIRGPYGRGFEPKGSRVALVAGGIGIPPLYALARQRRKDFEEVTLIYGARSRDELALMDAENYVDDVVITTDDGSAGRRGFPTEVLSEMKDRLDEVYACGPEPMLRAVLRIMDYRNVQISAERYMKCGIGVCGSCSLGKYLVCRDGPVFDGPQLRGLL from the coding sequence ATGCTGGAAAGAACAACCCTTGAGGAAACGTGGGAGGTTGCAAAGGACGTTAAGGCCTTCAGGTTCGAAAGGAGGTTCGAATTCGAGGCCGGCCAGTTCGTGATGGTCTGGCTTCCCGGGGTCGGGGAGAAGCCCTTCAGTCTGGCATGGGAGGATCTGATACTCGTCAAACGCGTTGGACCCTTCACCTCCAGACTCTTTGAACTCGGGGAGGGGGACGACCTCTGGATAAGGGGACCCTACGGGAGGGGCTTTGAGCCGAAGGGGAGCAGAGTGGCACTCGTTGCCGGTGGTATCGGGATCCCGCCCCTCTACGCCCTTGCGAGGCAAAGGAGGAAGGATTTTGAGGAGGTCACGCTCATCTACGGGGCACGCTCGAGGGACGAACTGGCGCTTATGGACGCCGAAAATTACGTTGATGACGTTGTTATAACGACGGATGACGGCTCGGCCGGCAGGAGGGGCTTTCCAACGGAAGTCCTGAGTGAGATGAAGGACCGGCTGGACGAGGTGTACGCCTGCGGTCCGGAGCCAATGCTCAGGGCTGTGCTGAGGATAATGGACTACAGGAACGTCCAGATCTCCGCCGAGAGGTACATGAAGTGCGGGATCGGGGTGTGCGGTTCCTGCAGTCTCGGAAAGTACCTCGTCTGCAGGGACGGGCCGGTCTTCGATGGCCCTCAGCTCCGGGGACTCCTCTGA